Within bacterium, the genomic segment CCATGTCCTTTACATCGGTATCGGGTTTGTCGGTGTGGGTGTGCTTATGTTTCCCGAGTTGCAGTCCCAGCGGATCGGTAGTGTCCTGGCACTGGTTTACCTGGTGGCCGCGACTGTGGTTTGGGCTGCTTGTGCGGTCTATCTGAAAAGGAAACCGATCCGTTTGCCGGCTTTTACTATTTCCGCCTGGCAGCATCTTTTTGGCGGATTGGGTTTCTTATTGATTGGGATACTTAGGCAAGAGCCGGTTCCTGCACCCACAAACGAGGCGATGGCAGCACTCGTTTTCTTGGTGATCTTCGGTTCAATCATTGCCTTTACCTCGTATATCAAGGTGCTGACGCTTTTGCCGACTGAGTTGGTCACCACCAATACCTATGTGAATCCAGTGATTGCGGTTTTCTTGGGATGGCTGATCCTGGATGAGGTAATCACTCTCTGGACCGTTCTGGCAATTGGATTGGTCGTTTTTTCTATTGCCGGTATAATGAGGAATAATCGAATTTAAAGACTTGGGAGACAGGGCATTCCGTTCCAACCGGG encodes:
- a CDS encoding EamA family transporter, with protein sequence MRKSGLIYLLTIYIVWGSTYLAMRVGIAPGSGFTVFFFGAARCLIACILLVGLAALTSGFVFPKPKEFAKLAGTGLAMWIGAHGLVLWSEQYVASGFAAVAVSAVPLWVLIISMILDKALPRISHVLYIGIGFVGVGVLMFPELQSQRIGSVLALVYLVAATVVWAACAVYLKRKPIRLPAFTISAWQHLFGGLGFLLIGILRQEPVPAPTNEAMAALVFLVIFGSIIAFTSYIKVLTLLPTELVTTNTYVNPVIAVFLGWLILDEVITLWTVLAIGLVVFSIAGIMRNNRI